The Calypte anna isolate BGI_N300 chromosome 23, bCalAnn1_v1.p, whole genome shotgun sequence genome contains the following window.
TGACCACTTTCCCAGTCTGCAGTTACAGACTTCAGGGGAACCTCTTGTGTTGTTCtcctcagagccctctccaaGTCTCCACAGTCCCTTCTGAGCCAGGGGAAGGAAATTTTCCCAAAAAAATCTTACACACAGGCTTATGCTGGGGGGTACTTTCTTCCTATTTTAATCcttccagaaagcagaaatctgGTTTTATAGATTTCCCAGCTGTTCAATTTAGCTGGAAAATTATCTTGTCCTGAGCCTATAAATTCAAGCAACCATTGTAAACATATTGCTGATAATTACTAGTTATCTGCACAATCTGTACCAATAAcaatacagaaatgtatttatatcACTCTGAGGAACATCTGGGTCacatcagaaaacacaaaagattATTGCAGCCCTCATCTCCCCAGCCACCTGATCCACAAAGCCACGGGTGTTTTCTACAGGAGAACAGAACCCCAAACCCTCTTGCTAAAGAAGAACTCAACTTTctggccaggctgctgggaggtaTGGACATCAAGAAACCTGCTGGGAGTGAAACGGGATTTCGGCTGAACTTGTTCACAAACGACGAGGAGGAAGAGTATGGtctggttgtttggggtttggggggtaTGAGCAGCCCTGGAGATGAGAGCTGACCCTTCAGAGCCTCAGGGACAGAACAGCAAGGATGAgacttttttgtttctgctggaTGTTTTTACCTGCTTTTAATCTCAGCTACAGAAGTCTACCCACTGATCTGCacttagcttaaaaaaaaaaatctttagacAGGGTGAAGTCTCCAGATTGGGTCAATGGCAATGACTAATGGCATTAATCAATGGATTCAATAGTCATTAATTAATGGCATTAATCAATGGCATTAATTTGCCTAGTAGGAGTAGGGACATTGCCCCAGCTACAGGGGGCTcatgaaatctgatttttataaTTTACTTGGGTGCCTTTATGAgattaagcatttttttcatgtttttcccCAAGACATGCTGCACTGACCAGACCAGAGGAGTTATCCTACAAGGTTGTTGACATAGAAGCCACACAGGTATGTCCAATCTTTCAGATCTTTGACTTCTCACTTCTGCCTCCCCGAGCTtcacccagagcagcagcttaaAAACCCCTCAACTATTGCCCATTTCAGTTAAACTCACAAATAACCCACGGCAGTGTTTTCTGCTAAGCCCAGGGATTTGGTGACCATTTCATAAGAGAACTCGAAACCTGACAAATACCAGAGCAGGATTTTAGCTGCAGAGGAGGGAGTTCTGTTACCGACCGTCTGCCTGCTGCGGGGCACAGCCCGGGGTGCGGGGGTCTGCGGGCATCAGGAGGCAGCCGGGCACGGCCCGGTACAGCCCAGGTTATCGGGGAGGGGGGGAACGGGACGCACATTCCCGTCCCTCCCAGTAAAGCCGGGTTTGTCCGGGGCCTGACCGCGGTGTCTCCCGCAGGAGCCGGGCCGGCAGGCCGAGCTCTCACGCATCctgggggagctggaggtggcGGAGCCGAGCACGGAGAGCGCGGAGAAGGGCGAGGACCTGCTGGCGCTGATGGACGGGCTCTGAGCCGGGCACGGACAGACTGCGGGGCGGGGTCGGGCTCCGGCACCGGGGCGGGACCGGGGCGGGACCGGGGCGGGTGGGCTCAGTGCGCAGGCGGGGCCGCCCCTTCCTGCCGGCGGCGAGTGCGGGTGCGCGGTGAGCGTGCGTGAGTGTGCGGGTGTGAGTGTGCGCGGGGAGAGGTGCTTTGCACACGCGTGCAAAGGGGGCACGTGGAGGACGCGAGTGGGTGGTAGGGGAGGTTGTTGtggaaggggaaggggcagcGATCCCCCCCAGTGTGCGTGGGGCGGTACCTGAGCACGGGAGCGTGCGGGGTGAGGCGGGGTGTCCCTGCCGCAGCCTTGCCATGGAGGTCAGCCACTCGCTGAAGGAACGCACCATCGCGGAGAACAGCCTGGTCATCCTGCTGCAGGGCCTGCGCGGCCGCGTCACCACCGTGGACCTCCGCGACGAGAGCACGGCCACGGGGCGCGTCACCAGCGTGGACGCTTTCATGAACGTGCGGCTGTCCGAGGTGAGCTTCACGGACAGGCAGGGCACGGTGTCCCGGCTGGAGGAGCTCTTCGTGACCGGCAGGAACATCCGATACGTCCACATCCCCGACGAGGTGGACATCAGGGCCACCATcgagcagcagctgcaagccATCCACAGGGTCCGCTACTTCGGGGGCCGTGACAAGGGCAGGAGGGAGTTCCCTTGCACCAAGCACAAGTGACAAGTGACCAGCACTGCCCGCAGCTGGGCCAGGACAGAACCCCCCCTCTGACCCAACTGCTGAGCCGTGTCCTCACCTTACCCTGGACACCCAACCCCAGGActgggggctctgctgctcccctgcaATGCCCAAGGGGGTGGAGGGTTGGGGTTTTGTAATTAATAACCCCATTTTAAAGACTCTCTGATCTCTTGGCTCATTTAACGTCTTGTTGGCAGCTGCTCATGTCCCTCCTCGGATGGCCACACAATCCCTG
Protein-coding sequences here:
- the LSM10 gene encoding U7 snRNA-associated Sm-like protein LSm10 encodes the protein MEVSHSLKERTIAENSLVILLQGLRGRVTTVDLRDESTATGRVTSVDAFMNVRLSEVSFTDRQGTVSRLEELFVTGRNIRYVHIPDEVDIRATIEQQLQAIHRVRYFGGRDKGRREFPCTKHK